The Methanobrevibacter millerae genome includes the window TCCAAGGTCATGTATGGATCATCCCAATCCATCCAAACACCCAATTGGTCGAATTGCTCTTCCATTGCCACTTTGTTTTCCATTGCAAATTCTCTACATTTATCTACAAAAGCGGCTATTCCAATTTTTTCTTCGATATCCTGTTTGGACTGGATATCCATTAAATGTTCCACTTTGTTTTCAATTGGAAGACCGTGCATATCCCATCCGGCCTGGCGTCTTAGGCTGAATCCGTTCATGGATTTGAAACGTAAGTACGTATCTTTAATTGTCTTGTTCCAGGCTGTACCTAAGTGTATTCTTCCGCTACAGTAAGGTGGACCATCTAAAAATGAGTATCTAGGACCATTTTCTCTAAGTTTGTTTACTTTTGAAAATGTATCCTCATCTTTCCAGAATTTTTGAATCTTTTTTTCTAATTTTTTATGTTCATATGACTTGTCTGCCTCTTTTATTGGCATGATAAAATTCTCCATAAAATCAATTTATGTCGTCTATTAAAATGAAAAAGTGACTGTATCACTAATGCTATAAGGGTAACGATTTCCCTTTAAACAATTTTGATTTCCATATTTTCAACATGCAAATCAATTAGTTTATAATATATATCTTTATATAAGAATTAATAAATAAATGTTATGAAATATTAGTTTTTTAGAAAAAATTTTTGAAAAAGGGATTAAAATGAAAATTATATACTGGAGTGACTTTAACTGTCCGTATTCATACATCGGTTATACAAGGCTTAGAAAGGCTATTGATGAATTGGGATTAAAGATTGAAATGGAAATGAAAGCATTCGAACTTGAAGAGGAACTTGAAGAAAATGTTGTTGTGCCAATGCGCAATCATTATGCAAGAAAATACGGAATACCTGAGTTTGAAGCGACAAAACAGCTTAATGAAATTGATGAAATAGGCCATGAGGAAGGCCTGGATTTGGACTATTCCAATGCAGAGATTTCACCATCAAAAGACGCTCACAGATTATTGAAACTTACAATGAGCAAAAACGATCCCCAATTAGTTGAAAATATTATAGAAAAACTATATAGGGCTTTTTTATGTGAAAACAAAACATTAAACGATAAGAATCTGTTAATTGAAATCGCATCATCTGAAGGAATTGATACAAAAGAAGTCCGCGATATGCTTGAAAGCGATGCATATAAAGTGGAAGTTGAAATTGACAAGGAAGATGCCAAACTGAATAGGGTATATGCCGTGCCATGCTATTTTATTGAAAACGGAGATGAAATTCTAGCAATTCCCGGAGCACTTACATGCGAAGAATTCAAAAATGCACTCCAGGATTTGAAAAGCGGTGAAATCGAATCAAAAACTTTTGAATGATGTAGATAGCACCAGATGATTTTTATGAATTGAAAATTAAAAGCAATTAAATTAAAAACTTGATATATAATTTCATGATAAATCCCTGAAACCTACTTTAAAATTAATGAAAAATTAATTATTTGACCACTTAAATTTTTCCAAGATATTGAAAAATTACATCATGAAAACAAAATTGCTTTTAAAAATAAGTTAAATTTAATATAAAGAAATATTATAAGCTATATCCTATGATAGAAATAAAATATGCTGATAATTATATAAAAAGACTATTAGGATTAATGTTTAAAAAAGATATTGATTATGGATTATTATTTATTTTAAAATATGGGTCCAGTATCCATACATGTTTCATGAACTTTACGATAGATGTGTATTTTTTAGATGAAAACAAAATAATTTTTGAGAAAGTCACACTTAAACCATGGAAATTCTACAAGCCATCAAAAAAAGCAAAATATATCTTAGAAACAAAAAAGAATCATATTAATTTAAAAAAAGGTGAAAAACTAGAGTTAAACAAACTCTAAAAGATCTTTTGGATGTTCAAATATCTGAATATCATCAATTTCAGCGAGCTTACGGGTATTTTCAATGTCAATATCGCGCATATACATGGTTATGATTTTTCCTTCAGAAATCGCATCATAAGGACAGGTATTCCTGCACTGTCCGCATCCGACACATTTTGTCAAATCAATTTCATCATGAGGAATGATTGCACCTTCAGGACATACCAATGCTGCAACACACTCATCACAGTTTTGACATTTGGTGGTTTCCATTTTTGAAGGTAAAACTGTGTCAATTGGTCCCGGATGAATATCAACTGGAACCATAAAAGTCTTAACAGCACCTTTACCTGCCTGTGCAACGGCATTAGTCACCAAAGTATCAGCTATACCGTGAACAATCTTAGAAACTGTATTTGCTGTTGCCGGAGATACAATCAACAAATCATATTTACCAAGTGAGAGTCTGCCTGTTATAGGATATGAAAATTTTTGGTTGGAATCTGTTGCAAGTTCCCTGTATTTGCCACCAGTCAATCTGGTAACCCTTTCGTATAGACCATACATCTTCAATACGTCTTCAGCAGCACCTGAAAGAAATATTGTGACTTCATGGTCTTTAGCTAATTTTTCAGCTACCCGAACAGATTCATTTAGTAAATGACCTGCACCTGTAAAAGCAAACCCTATTCTCATAGTAATCTATAATGCATGATATTGGTAAGCATCCCTGTCAGAGAATGCATAATCCAAGGTTACGTATTGGTTCATGAATTCAGCAACTTCATCAGCGATGTTTTCCTTATCGACTGCAACACGTTTAATGAATTCAGCGACTTCAGACATTTCTTTTTCTTTCAATCCTCTTCTGGTAATTTCCTGAGTTCCTATTCTGATACCGGACGGATTATCGGAATTATCTCTGTCATCACCAGGTAAAAGGTTTTTGTTTAAGACAACATTATTGTCAGCAAGCTCTTTTGCAATGTCTGATGCTGATCTGATTGAACTTAAATCAACAGCGATTTGGTGGGATTGAGTGAATCCTTGATCTTCACATAATACGTCAAATCCTAATTCATACATTGCCTGACCTAATGCCTGAGCGTTTTTAATGGTCTGTTTTGCATAAGCTTCTCCGAATTCCAACATTTCAGCAGTTGCAATACCTAAACCAAGCAAATGGTGTAAATGGTGGTTACTTACAACACCCGGAAATACTGCATTGTCAATTAACTCTTCGTTTTCTTTGTTTGAAAGGATAATTCCACCTTGTGGACCAGGGAATGTTTTGTGGGTACTTCCCATCATTACGTCTGCTCCTTCCTTAAGAGGTTGTTGGAATTGGCCTCCCGCAATAAGACCTAATACGTGAGCTCCATCATACATAATAGTTGCTCCAACTTCATCAGCTGCTTCACGAGCTTCTTTGATAGGATGTGGGAATAGGAATAAGCTTCCTCCGAACAATACTATTTTTGGTTTTTCTTCGAGGATTTTTTTGTTCATTGCATCAATGTCAATGTTCATGATATCTTTGTTTAAAGGATGGAAAACAGTTTTAAGTCCGCGAATACCTGCAGCACTTACATCAGCATGAGAAATGTGTCCTCCTGATGGAACTTCCAAAGCCATTACTTTTTCACCAGGTTTTGCAAATCCAAAGAATGCTGCCAAGTTTGCTGTTACACCTGAAACAGGCTGAACATTTGCATATTCACAGTCATATACTTTGCATGAAAGTTTTTTGGTCATGTCTTCCACTTGGTCGACATACTGACATCCTTCATAGAATCTTTGAAAAGCTTGTCCTTCTGCATATCTGTGAGCAAAATCTGTTGCCAATGCTTCAGTAACTTCTACACTGGTTACATTTTCAGAAGCAATCAAATTAATACTGTTTCTCATATATTGAGTATGTTCTTTTGCAATTTCTTCAAATTTTAAAATTTCATCATGATAATTAGTCATTTACTACACCTAATCTAAATTAAAAAAATATGATTTAAGATATGTTTATAATACAATATAAGTATTTATGAAAAAATTAAATTTTCAGCTATATTTCAAATTGATTTTTAAAAAAAATATAACATAAAAAAGAATAACGAATGCAACAATTAGAAATATTGTGCCTGCAGGAAATATAGACATTACACCAAATCCGTCAACCAAAAATCCTCCAATAGCAATTCCCATAGCGATTCCACCATTCAATATGCTTAAAAATATTCCGTTTGCAAGCTCCAAATCATCTTCAAGCACTGAAGTTTCAATGTATTGTATCAGGTTGTATCCCATGCCATCAAGTATGCCAAATATTAAAATCAGTATTAACACTAAAATCAGATAATCTGATGAAAAATACATTAGAACAAAAATCAAAGCACAAACTACTTGAAATATAATTAATGTTAACTTATCCCTTATTACAATCAATTTGCCTCCAAGCCATGTTCCGAAGATTGAAAACAATCCATAAGTGAATAGGAAAACACTTAACTTATAGGTATAAATATGTGTAACATTCTGCAGGAAGTACGGAAGGTAATTGTAGACTATGCTTGCACCAATTGGCATCATAATAATTCCTACGGAAGCTAATATGAATTGCCTGGACTTCAATAATGAAAAAGGTATTTCATGACTTTCATATCTGCCGGGAATTCTTGGGAAAAATATGATAATCAAAAGCAATGTTAAAAAGTTAAATGCAAAAATCCATGACATCGCCGTCTGATATCCAAATACTGTACCCAAAGCTGTCGTAATAGGCAATCCTACAATACTTCCAACTGATATTCCAAGTAATATTTTTGTAATGTAATCCTGCTTTTCGCCTTCAGGAGCTATCTCTTCACATACGGTTAATGCAATGGATATAAAAGCAGGATAGAAAGCTGCAGACAATATTCTAAAAAATGATGCAATTAGAATGTTATTTATAAAAATAATAACGATATTAGAAACTGCAAAAATTGACAAAATGCTAACAAATGTCGATTTTCTTTCAAATCTGGAAAACAGCATCGGTGTGAACAATCCAAAAATCGCGATAGCAAATGTGAAAGAACTAACATACAATCCTGAAATTGAAATGGATGTGTTGAAAAATTGTGAAATTTCAGAAATAATACCTATAATGCTTAAAGGAGTGTTAATACCTAAAGAAGAAAGCATTAATATATAAAAGTAGTTTTGGATTATTTTTCATTAAAAATAGATATTAGATGAAACAATATAAAAAAGTTTGTAAAAAAAGTAAAAAAAGAAATAGAGATTAAAAAATCTCTAAATCTATTTACCTATGTCTTCAAGAGCAGCACTGATTTGTGCCATAATTTGATCAGTTTTGAAGTGTTGTTGATCCATTGCACCGGAAGGACATGCACCTACACAGGTACCGCATCCTTTACATAATGCAGTGTTGATTTCTGCGTGGTTGGAACCAGCGTCACCAACAATGGTAATAGCACCGAATGGACATAATTCGACACAAACTTCACAAGCACCACAAATAACTTCATCAGTACGTGCGACAATAGGTTCGATTTCTACTTCACCTTTAGCCATAGGGATAGCTGCTCTGGATGCTGCAGCTGAACCTTGTGCTACAGAGTCAGGAATATCTTTAGGACCTTGAGCTACACCAGCAATGTAAACACCGTCAGTTAAGGTGTCAACAGGTCTGAGTTTAGGGTGAGCTTCCATGTAGAATCCGTCTGCAGATCTGGAAAGACCTAAG containing:
- the glyA gene encoding serine hydroxymethyltransferase, with translation MTNYHDEILKFEEIAKEHTQYMRNSINLIASENVTSVEVTEALATDFAHRYAEGQAFQRFYEGCQYVDQVEDMTKKLSCKVYDCEYANVQPVSGVTANLAAFFGFAKPGEKVMALEVPSGGHISHADVSAAGIRGLKTVFHPLNKDIMNIDIDAMNKKILEEKPKIVLFGGSLFLFPHPIKEAREAADEVGATIMYDGAHVLGLIAGGQFQQPLKEGADVMMGSTHKTFPGPQGGIILSNKENEELIDNAVFPGVVSNHHLHHLLGLGIATAEMLEFGEAYAKQTIKNAQALGQAMYELGFDVLCEDQGFTQSHQIAVDLSSIRSASDIAKELADNNVVLNKNLLPGDDRDNSDNPSGIRIGTQEITRRGLKEKEMSEVAEFIKRVAVDKENIADEVAEFMNQYVTLDYAFSDRDAYQYHAL
- a CDS encoding DsbA family protein; this translates as MKIIYWSDFNCPYSYIGYTRLRKAIDELGLKIEMEMKAFELEEELEENVVVPMRNHYARKYGIPEFEATKQLNEIDEIGHEEGLDLDYSNAEISPSKDAHRLLKLTMSKNDPQLVENIIEKLYRAFLCENKTLNDKNLLIEIASSEGIDTKEVRDMLESDAYKVEVEIDKEDAKLNRVYAVPCYFIENGDEILAIPGALTCEEFKNALQDLKSGEIESKTFE
- a CDS encoding MFS transporter; amino-acid sequence: MLSSLGINTPLSIIGIISEISQFFNTSISISGLYVSSFTFAIAIFGLFTPMLFSRFERKSTFVSILSIFAVSNIVIIFINNILIASFFRILSAAFYPAFISIALTVCEEIAPEGEKQDYITKILLGISVGSIVGLPITTALGTVFGYQTAMSWIFAFNFLTLLLIIIFFPRIPGRYESHEIPFSLLKSRQFILASVGIIMMPIGASIVYNYLPYFLQNVTHIYTYKLSVFLFTYGLFSIFGTWLGGKLIVIRDKLTLIIFQVVCALIFVLMYFSSDYLILVLILILIFGILDGMGYNLIQYIETSVLEDDLELANGIFLSILNGGIAMGIAIGGFLVDGFGVMSIFPAGTIFLIVAFVILFYVIFFLKINLKYS
- a CDS encoding DUF192 domain-containing protein codes for the protein MIEIKYADNYIKRLLGLMFKKDIDYGLLFILKYGSSIHTCFMNFTIDVYFLDENKIIFEKVTLKPWKFYKPSKKAKYILETKKNHINLKKGEKLELNKL
- a CDS encoding dihydromethanopterin reductase (acceptor); translated protein: MRIGFAFTGAGHLLNESVRVAEKLAKDHEVTIFLSGAAEDVLKMYGLYERVTRLTGGKYRELATDSNQKFSYPITGRLSLGKYDLLIVSPATANTVSKIVHGIADTLVTNAVAQAGKGAVKTFMVPVDIHPGPIDTVLPSKMETTKCQNCDECVAALVCPEGAIIPHDEIDLTKCVGCGQCRNTCPYDAISEGKIITMYMRDIDIENTRKLAEIDDIQIFEHPKDLLEFV